One cyanobiont of Ornithocercus magnificus DNA segment encodes these proteins:
- a CDS encoding peptide-methionine (S)-S-oxide reductase: MKPASVHSWLVLLVLLVYLSSPALVFATNVETAVFAGGCFWCLEHDLGQIPGVISVKSGYTGGTVKNPTYSQVTAETTGHQESVEVRFDLDRISYRQLLHYYWQNIDPFDPNGQFCDKGDSYQAVIFTRGELQSQEGYRSIEWAIDKLNTSPSQIKVRIEPASTFWPAEEYHQNFAERNALKYNFYRYTCGRDRRLEQVWGSGASTQ; the protein is encoded by the coding sequence GTGAAACCAGCTTCGGTCCATTCCTGGCTAGTCCTGTTGGTTCTACTGGTCTACCTGAGCTCGCCGGCCCTCGTTTTCGCTACTAATGTTGAAACTGCTGTGTTTGCTGGGGGTTGTTTCTGGTGCTTGGAACATGATCTTGGTCAGATTCCAGGTGTCATCTCAGTTAAGTCCGGCTATACTGGAGGTACAGTGAAAAACCCAACTTACAGTCAGGTTACTGCAGAAACTACAGGCCATCAAGAGTCTGTAGAAGTCAGATTCGACTTAGACCGCATTAGCTACAGGCAGCTACTACACTACTACTGGCAGAACATCGATCCCTTCGATCCTAATGGTCAGTTTTGTGATAAAGGTGACTCTTACCAGGCAGTTATTTTTACTCGTGGTGAACTCCAATCTCAAGAAGGCTACCGCAGCATTGAATGGGCAATAGATAAACTGAACACATCACCGTCACAGATTAAGGTCCGCATTGAGCCGGCTTCAACTTTCTGGCCTGCTGAAGAATACCACCAGAATTTTGCTGAGCGAAACGCCCTAAAGTACAACTTTTACCGATATACTTGCGGGCGGGATCGCCGACTAGAGCAGGTTTGGGGTAGTGGGGCTAGCACCCAGTAG
- a CDS encoding lipid-A-disaccharide synthase, whose product MIRLLISTGEVSGDLQGGLLIQALYREAQRRNLLLELLAIGGHRMRNAGAELLADTTSMGAIGFWEPLFLILPTLRLQRRVGAVLKQKPPDGIVLIDYMGANVRLGRRLKRLLPQVPIIYYIAPQEWAWRFGRGRTTHLLSFTNRIIAIFPEEAAFYAREGAKVTWVGHPLLDIGSREAPDRNSSRQYLGLAASEQQLLLLPASRPQELRYLMPVLVQAAAELQRRNPSLHVLVLASLPSFDKFLRRALSNAKVRGRVIAASQVDELKPYLIAAADLALGKSGTVNLELALQGVPQVVGYRVSKITAFIARYILRFRVEHISPVNLLLRERLVPELLQSKFTSEALVEQAVPLLEDEDRRQHMLDGYVRLKKLLGVPGVTDRAAATILNQIVSPLE is encoded by the coding sequence ATGATTCGCTTGCTAATTAGCACTGGTGAGGTCTCAGGTGATCTGCAAGGTGGCTTACTAATCCAAGCTTTGTACCGTGAAGCTCAGCGCCGTAATCTGCTTCTAGAGCTACTAGCAATTGGGGGGCACCGTATGAGGAATGCTGGTGCTGAGTTGTTGGCTGACACCACTTCGATGGGTGCTATCGGTTTTTGGGAACCTCTATTTCTGATATTGCCAACACTTAGGCTACAGCGTCGTGTTGGTGCCGTCCTTAAGCAGAAGCCACCAGATGGGATAGTGCTAATTGACTATATGGGAGCAAATGTACGACTTGGCCGCAGGTTGAAACGGTTGTTGCCGCAAGTACCAATTATTTACTACATCGCCCCGCAGGAATGGGCTTGGCGCTTTGGGAGAGGTAGAACAACTCACCTACTAAGTTTCACAAATCGCATAATTGCAATCTTTCCTGAAGAAGCCGCATTTTATGCTCGTGAGGGTGCTAAGGTTACTTGGGTTGGTCACCCGCTCCTTGACATTGGCTCGCGTGAGGCACCAGATCGCAATTCCTCCCGGCAGTATCTCGGACTTGCAGCTAGTGAGCAGCAGCTACTGCTTTTACCAGCATCCAGACCGCAAGAACTCCGTTATTTGATGCCAGTGTTAGTTCAAGCCGCCGCTGAGTTACAGCGGCGGAATCCCTCCCTGCACGTGTTAGTTCTAGCCAGTTTGCCTAGCTTCGATAAGTTCCTACGGCGAGCTCTAAGCAATGCCAAGGTGCGGGGACGAGTAATTGCTGCCTCTCAAGTTGATGAGCTCAAACCCTATCTTATTGCTGCAGCTGATCTTGCTTTAGGAAAGTCAGGCACTGTTAATCTTGAACTGGCGCTGCAGGGAGTGCCGCAGGTAGTTGGCTACCGTGTTAGCAAAATCACTGCTTTCATTGCACGTTATATACTGCGCTTCCGCGTGGAACACATCTCTCCGGTGAACTTACTTCTTAGGGAGAGGCTAGTTCCAGAGCTACTTCAGAGTAAATTTACATCCGAAGCCTTAGTTGAGCAAGCAGTGCCGCTACTTGAGGATGAAGATAGACGCCAGCATATGCTCGACGGGTATGTGCGCTTAAAAAAACTTCTTGGCGTGCCAGGGGTCACTGACCGCGCTGCTGCTACCATACTTAACCAGATTGTCTCTCCATTGGAGTGA
- a CDS encoding acyl-ACP--UDP-N-acetylglucosamine O-acyltransferase, with amino-acid sequence MPENSSVQIHPLASVDAGAELAEGVIIGPGAVIGPGVRVGPNCWIGPNVVLDGSLSLGYGNRIFPGTCLGLEPQDLKYRGAPTEMVIGDKNIIREYVTINRATNEGEQTCIGDRNLLMAYCHLGHNCNLGSDIIMSNAIQVAGHVRIEDRAVIGGCLGIHQFVHIGGMAMVGGMSRIDRDVPPYCLVEGHPGRVRGLNRVGLRRSGMASNHDGKELKQLQEIWSLLYRSNHVIADGLRLARQQLLLPAADHLCSFLEASMKRGRRGPMPATCELN; translated from the coding sequence ATGCCCGAGAACAGCTCTGTGCAGATTCATCCTCTTGCTTCAGTTGATGCTGGAGCTGAGTTAGCTGAGGGTGTGATTATTGGCCCTGGTGCAGTTATTGGCCCTGGTGTGCGTGTCGGTCCCAACTGTTGGATTGGTCCTAATGTTGTTCTCGACGGTTCACTATCACTTGGTTATGGCAACCGGATCTTTCCAGGTACATGCTTGGGTTTAGAACCCCAGGATCTCAAATATCGTGGAGCCCCAACTGAAATGGTGATTGGGGATAAAAATATAATACGGGAATATGTCACGATTAATCGCGCTACTAATGAGGGTGAGCAGACCTGTATAGGAGACCGCAACTTACTGATGGCATATTGTCATCTCGGTCACAACTGTAACCTAGGTAGTGATATTATCATGTCTAATGCCATTCAGGTGGCAGGTCATGTTCGGATTGAAGATAGAGCTGTGATCGGAGGCTGCCTTGGCATCCACCAGTTTGTTCACATTGGTGGTATGGCTATGGTTGGAGGTATGTCCCGCATTGACCGCGACGTGCCCCCATATTGCTTGGTAGAAGGTCATCCTGGGCGGGTACGTGGTCTTAACAGAGTGGGTCTGCGACGTAGTGGTATGGCCAGCAATCATGACGGGAAGGAGTTGAAGCAGCTACAAGAAATCTGGTCACTATTATATCGCTCGAATCACGTCATCGCTGACGGATTGCGACTAGCACGTCAGCAACTACTATTACCAGCTGCTGACCATCTCTGCTCTTTCCTTGAGGCTTCTATGAAGCGAGGCCGGCGAGGGCCAATGCCAGCTACATGTGAACTTAACTGA